The following coding sequences are from one Sesamum indicum cultivar Zhongzhi No. 13 linkage group LG11, S_indicum_v1.0, whole genome shotgun sequence window:
- the LOC105173944 gene encoding DNA ligase 1-like, protein MYWLKDRMEAKPENVLIKEENVEKEKLHFEMESEIKKSDKAEEKMKVELKLESKLVEKDKPKHKEEKHEKDEKKSKSEEGGKQDEGSHNKKKHEKEKSAKDEEHVMEKGKDKDNKEKKKKKKEKTEEQSDEEIPKKEKKEKKDDKEEGKEKKKKEKCKGDEKEKNSEELESGAEKKKKELKCGEKDQCINEDERCISEGKEEKKKKKNEEKDEEKKKDKKEKKKKKDDEKSEDKDLSVESNEEKEGEENEGKGSKKEKEKKKDKEKKHKEKKKDIEVDTEGEKELYGESNDEAEGEKKSKAKGKTKGEEKKHKDKEEKKNKEKVAVDDASGGEASEEAEKEKEKKKDKKKDKEKKHKEKKKDIEVDTKGEKELYGESNDEAEGEKKSKAKGKTKGEEKKHKDKEEKKNKEKVAVDDASGGEASEEAEKEKEKKKDKKKKHDKDKKEKKSKEMKSKGKEDEEKGEGENDKREKEKKCNKNEDDQAKKQSEADAMSREIQVDGNGKISEVGAGNEHIDKAEFCKDEEDRQKKKMKDEKKRKLEEKYSAKDLDKLKKKLEKINGKIESLLDKKADIMRLIKEAGVKNSDHAMVTKDAAEDEAKDKVAAADVA, encoded by the coding sequence ATGTATTGGTTGAAGGACAGAATGGAAGCAAAACCTGAGAATGTCCTTATTAAAGAAGAGAATGTGGAGAAGGAAAAACTTCATTTCGAAATGGAGAGCGAAATTAAAAAGTCTGATAAAGCCGAAGAAAAGATGAAAGTGGAACTTAAACTTGAGAGCAAGTTAGTAGAGAAAGACAAGCCAAAACACAAGGAAGAGAAACACGAGAAAGAtgaaaagaaatcaaagaGTGAAGAGGGAGGTAAACAGGATGAAGGTTcccacaataaaaaaaagcatGAAAAGGAGAAGAGTGCTAAGGATGAAGAGCATGTAATGGAGAAGGGAAAAGATAAGGACaataaagagaagaagaagaagaagaaggagaagactGAGGAGCAATCTGATGAAGAGATACctaaaaaggagaaaaaggaaaagaaagatgaTAAGGaagagggaaaagaaaagaagaagaaagagaagtgCAAGGGAGATGAGAAGGAGAAAAACAGTGAAGAGCTGGAGAGTGGAgcggaaaagaagaaaaaagaattgaaatgcGGCGAGAAAGACCAATGTATCAACGAGGATGAAAGGTGTATTTCAGAAGgtaaagaagagaaaaaaaagaagaaaaatgaagagaaggatgaagaaaagaagaaagacaagaaagagaagaagaagaagaaagatgatGAGAAGTCAGAAGACAAAGATCTTTCTGTAGAAtctaatgaagaaaaagagggAGAGGAAAATGAGGGAAAAGGAAGtaaaaaagagaaggaaaagaagaaagataagGAGAAGAAACacaaggagaagaagaaggataTAGAAGTTGACACCGAAGGGGAAAAGGAGTTATATGGAGAGTCTAATGATGAGGCTGAGGGTGAGAAGAAAAGCAAAGCGAAGGGCAAGACGAAAggtgaagaaaagaaacacaaggacaaggaagagaagaagaataaagaaaaggtGGCTGTAGATGACGCTTCAGGAGGAGAAGCCAGTGAAGAAGCTGAAaaagagaaggagaagaagaaagacaaGAAGAAAGATAAGGAGAAGAAACacaaggagaagaagaaggataTAGAAGTTGACACCAAAGGGGAAAAGGAGTTATATGGAGAGTCTAATGATGAGGCTGAGGGTGAGAAGAAAAGCAAAGCGAAGGGCAAGACGAAAggtgaagaaaagaaacacaaggacaaggaagagaagaagaataaagaaaaggtGGCTGTAGATGACGCTTCAGGAGGAGAAGCCAGTGAAGAAGCTGAAaaagagaaggagaagaagaaagacaagaagaaaaaacatgataaggacaagaaagagaagaaaagcaaGGAAATGAAATCCAAAGGGAAAGAAGATGAGGAGAAGGGTGAAGGGGAAAATgataaaagagagaaagagaagaaatgtAACAAGAATGAGGATGATCAAGCTAAAAAACAGAGTGAAGCTGATGCCATGTCTAGGGAGATTCAAGTGGATGGAAATGGCAAAATATCTGAAGTTGGAGCTGGAAATGAACACATAGACAAGGCAGAGTTTTGTAAGGATGAAGAAGACagacagaagaagaaaatgaaggatgagaagaaaagaaaactcgAGGAGAAGTACAGTGCCAAAGATCTTGACAAGCTGAAAAAGAAGTTAGAGAAGATCAATGGCAAAATAGAAAGTCTCCTAGATAAAAAAGCTGACATCATGAGACTGATAAAAGAAGCTGGGGTAAAGAACTCTGATCATGCTATGGTGACCAAAGATGCAGCAGAGGATGAAGCCAAAGACAAGGTGGCAGCAGCTGATGTAGCTTAG
- the LOC105173947 gene encoding syntaxin-132 — translation MNDLLTDSFEIPRDQENRNQDIEMGVHRTVESEEPSLENFFKQVQEIEKQYEKLNTLLRKLQDAHEESKAVTKAAAMKAIKQRMNKDVDEVGKIARSIKSKIEELDRENLANRQKPGCGKGSGVDRSRTATTMALKKKFKDRMSEFQTLRENIQQEYREVVERRVFTVTGTRADEETIDRLIETGDSEQIFQKAIHEQGRGQVMDTLAEIQERHDAVRDLERKLLELQQIFMDMAVLVDAQGDMIDNIESQVSSAVDHVQSGNTALQKAKSLQRSSRKCMCIAIIILLIIVAIIVVGVLRPWQNKNGA, via the exons ATGAACGACCTTTTGACG GATTCGTTTGAGATCCCTCGGgatcaagaaaatagaaatcaaGATATTGAAATGGGAGTGCATAGAACAGTGGAGTCGGAAGAACCAAGCTTGGAGAATTTCTTTAAACAG GTTCAAGAGATTGAAAAACAATATGAAAAACTCAACACACTGCTGAGAAAGCTTCAG GATGCTCATGAAGAATCAAAGGCTGTTACCAAAGCTGCTGCTATGAAAG CAATCAAGCAGCGCATGAACAAGGATGTTGATGAAGTTGGAAAAATTGCCCGTTCtattaaatcaaaaattgAGGAGCTAGACAGAGAG AACTTGGCAAATAGACAAAAACCTGGATGTGGAAAAGGATCAGGAGTAGACAGATCAAGGACGGCGACAACAAT GGCTTTGAAGAAGAAGTTCAAAGACAGGATGTCGGAATTTCAG ActttaagagaaaatatacAACAAGAGTATCGTGAAGTCGTCGAGAGGCGTGTATTCACAG TAACGGGGACCCGGGCTGATGAAGAG ACAATTGATAGATTAATAGAGACCGGGGATAGTGAGCAGATCTTTCAGAAAGCAATCCACGAACAAGGCCGAGGCCAG GTAATGGACACCCTAGCAGAAATTCAAGAACGACATGATGCGGTCAGAGATTTAGAGAGAAAGCTTCTTGAGTTGCAACAG ATATTTATGGACATGGCTGTACTGGTGGATGCTCAAGGGGACATGATTGATAACATAGAGTCACAG GTTTCATCTGCTGTAGACCATGTGCAGTCTGGAAACACAGCCCTTCAGAAGGCAAAGAGTTTGCAAAGGAGCTCTAGGAAATGCATGTGCATTGCAATCATCATACTTCTCATCATTGTCGCAATCATTGTCGTTGGTGTGCTTAGGCCATGGCAGAACAAAAATGGTGCTTAG